One Streptococcus gallolyticus subsp. gallolyticus DSM 16831 DNA window includes the following coding sequences:
- a CDS encoding PLP-dependent aminotransferase family protein, which translates to MIHLNRKKGSAPLYQQIYQQVKSDILLGYLSPNEKILGTRTLAKMLGVSRNTVDRAYMQLTLEGYIESRQNAGFYVLKLPKAFQSEKTFTEEFSDTKKQATDEHIIYDLTNSSHTSNLFPKKVWKKHYQNAIEQLDEAEKLYTLQPFQGDFRLRKEISRYLERIRGVRCQPSQIIITSGLQQSLDYICQFLGDTQKSVLMEEPSYPKAREIFKKNAYPIVTAKVDEKGLNLENIDENARIEMIYTTPSHQFPLGMIMPISRRQELLAFAQEKDSFIIEDDYDSELRYYERPIPALKSIDYLDRVIYLGTFSKILSPSFRMSYIVLPDQFTETFLEKFQLYNSTVNLLNQIALANILSSGDYDRLVRKMNHVFKKRYEAFKKEFEQFQSPIKLSSNVSGQYFLVTFPDKINQCDLIKQAENEGVRVYDTMQFWQEKAACPQESLFLGFSKIDLENIPDCVSRLRRAWD; encoded by the coding sequence GTGATTCATCTTAATCGAAAAAAGGGAAGTGCTCCCCTGTATCAACAAATTTATCAGCAAGTCAAATCGGATATTCTCTTGGGATACTTGTCACCAAATGAGAAAATTTTAGGCACACGAACATTGGCTAAAATGCTTGGTGTCAGTCGTAATACGGTTGACCGAGCCTATATGCAGCTGACTTTGGAAGGTTACATCGAAAGTCGCCAAAATGCGGGATTTTATGTCTTGAAATTGCCCAAGGCTTTTCAGTCAGAAAAAACGTTTACGGAAGAATTTTCAGATACGAAAAAACAAGCGACAGACGAGCATATTATCTATGATTTAACCAACAGCAGCCATACCAGTAATCTTTTTCCTAAGAAAGTGTGGAAGAAGCATTATCAAAATGCCATTGAGCAGTTAGATGAGGCAGAAAAATTATATACATTGCAGCCATTTCAAGGGGATTTTAGACTGAGAAAGGAAATCAGTCGTTATCTGGAGAGGATTCGTGGAGTGAGGTGCCAGCCGAGTCAGATTATCATTACCAGCGGTTTGCAACAATCGTTAGATTATATTTGTCAATTTTTAGGAGATACGCAAAAATCCGTTTTAATGGAAGAACCAAGCTATCCAAAGGCGCGAGAAATTTTCAAGAAAAATGCGTATCCTATCGTAACGGCAAAGGTTGATGAGAAAGGTTTAAATCTGGAGAACATTGACGAGAACGCAAGGATTGAAATGATTTACACCACACCCTCACACCAATTTCCTTTGGGCATGATTATGCCGATTTCCAGACGTCAGGAGCTTTTAGCTTTTGCTCAAGAAAAGGATTCGTTTATCATTGAAGATGATTACGATAGTGAGCTGCGTTACTACGAGCGACCAATACCTGCTCTGAAATCAATTGATTATCTTGACCGTGTCATTTATTTGGGCACTTTTTCAAAAATTCTGTCACCGTCATTTCGGATGAGCTATATCGTTTTGCCTGATCAATTTACAGAAACTTTCTTAGAAAAATTTCAGCTGTACAATAGCACGGTGAATCTTCTTAATCAAATTGCGCTGGCTAATATTTTATCAAGTGGTGATTATGACCGCTTGGTGCGCAAAATGAATCATGTTTTTAAGAAGCGTTACGAGGCATTCAAAAAGGAATTTGAACAGTTTCAGTCGCCGATAAAGCTTTCATCAAATGTCAGCGGTCAATATTTTTTGGTGACTTTTCCAGATAAAATCAATCAGTGTGATTTGATAAAACAAGCTGAAAACGAAGGGGTTCGTGTTTACGATACCATGCAATTCTGGCAAGAAAAGGCAGCTTGTCCGCAGGAAAGTCTTTTTCTTGGGTTTAGTAAAATTGATTTGGAAAATATCCCAGATTGTGTCAGTCGCCTTAGACGAGCTTGGGATTGA
- a CDS encoding lipoate--protein ligase: MKYIVNNSHNPAYNVALEAYAFRELLAEDELFILWINEPTIVIGKHQNAIEEINKTYTDEHGIHVVRRLSGGGAVYHDLNNLNYTIISNKSQEGAFDFKTFSQPVIETLADLGVTATFTGRNDLEIDGKKFCGNAQAYYKGRMMHHGCLLFDVDMTVLGNALQVSKDKIESKGVKSVRARVTNILDELPEKMTVEAFSNQLLNKMKESYPDMTEYVFSDDELKNIQALADQQFGTWDWTYGEAPEYTIKRSVRYPAGKITTYANVEKSVIKGMKLYGDFFGIKDVADIEQALIGLRYEYPDVLAKLQTIDTTQYFTNITPQEIAKAIVE; encoded by the coding sequence ATGAAATATATTGTCAATAACTCCCATAATCCTGCCTACAATGTGGCTTTGGAAGCTTACGCTTTTCGTGAATTGTTAGCTGAAGATGAGCTTTTCATTCTTTGGATTAATGAGCCAACGATTGTTATTGGTAAACACCAAAATGCTATCGAAGAAATTAACAAAACTTACACAGATGAACATGGTATTCATGTGGTTCGTCGCTTGTCAGGTGGCGGTGCGGTTTACCATGACCTCAATAATTTGAATTACACGATTATTTCTAATAAATCACAAGAAGGGGCTTTTGATTTTAAGACCTTTTCCCAACCTGTCATTGAAACGCTAGCTGATTTAGGGGTGACAGCGACTTTTACGGGACGTAATGACCTCGAAATTGACGGAAAGAAATTTTGTGGTAATGCGCAAGCCTATTATAAAGGACGAATGATGCACCATGGTTGTCTGTTATTTGACGTGGATATGACTGTTCTTGGAAATGCCCTGCAAGTTTCAAAAGATAAAATTGAATCCAAAGGGGTTAAATCTGTGCGTGCGCGTGTGACCAATATCTTAGATGAATTGCCAGAAAAAATGACTGTTGAAGCCTTTTCAAATCAATTGTTAAATAAAATGAAAGAATCTTATCCTGATATGACAGAATATGTCTTTTCTGATGATGAACTGAAAAATATTCAAGCCTTGGCTGACCAACAATTTGGCACTTGGGACTGGACTTACGGAGAAGCACCAGAATATACAATTAAACGCTCTGTTCGTTACCCAGCAGGAAAAATCACCACATATGCTAATGTTGAAAAATCAGTCATTAAAGGAATGAAACTTTACGGTGACTTCTTTGGCATCAAAGATGTGGCTGACATTGAACAAGCCCTAATCGGACTTCGCTACGAATACCCAGATGTCCTAGCCAAACTCCAAACAATTGATACCACCCAATACTTTACCAACATCACTCCACAAGAAATCGCCAAAGCAATCGTGGAGTGA
- a CDS encoding DUF898 family protein, whose protein sequence is MKRESYFDGGLLSYVGHSILAGLITILTLGICAPWGICIMINWKVKHTVIDGHRLAFDGTATQLFGNWIKWLILTIITIGIYSFWLNIKLQQWITKHTHYLD, encoded by the coding sequence ATGAAACGAGAAAGTTATTTTGACGGTGGTTTATTAAGTTACGTTGGGCACAGCATTTTAGCTGGGTTGATTACCATTTTAACCCTTGGAATCTGCGCACCTTGGGGCATTTGTATCATGATAAACTGGAAAGTCAAACATACTGTTATTGACGGACACCGTCTAGCCTTTGACGGAACAGCCACACAACTCTTTGGCAATTGGATTAAGTGGCTCATTTTAACTATCATTACAATCGGTATCTACTCATTCTGGCTTAATATTAAATTGCAACAATGGATTACCAAACACACGCACTACTTAGACTAA
- a CDS encoding LysR family transcriptional regulator yields the protein MDIRVLNYFVTIVQTKSISNAADALHVTQPTLSRQIKELEDELDTILFHRGSREIQLTDDGQYLYNRAIEILALVEKTENNIRKSDSIAGDIYIGAAESPSLDIVARAIKTLTEQYPDIRVHIRSGNADDILEHLNKGVYDLGITIGSYDIKKYNHLALDNRDRWGALVPKGHPLTLIEKPNLADALAYPLITSAQTSTEPSALAGLGDYRIVATYNLLYNASLLVKAGVGIALCLGNIIDTSYPDSDLTFVPFAENNHDTLQILWKKQNTQSPSTKQFLKIMREEIEKQ from the coding sequence ATGGATATTCGTGTGCTTAATTATTTTGTCACAATTGTGCAGACCAAAAGCATTTCCAATGCAGCTGACGCTCTGCACGTGACACAACCAACACTCTCACGACAAATTAAGGAATTAGAAGATGAATTAGACACGATTTTATTTCACCGAGGCAGCCGTGAAATTCAATTGACCGATGACGGGCAATACCTTTACAACCGTGCCATTGAAATTCTAGCATTGGTTGAAAAAACTGAAAATAACATTCGAAAATCAGATAGCATTGCTGGTGATATTTACATCGGAGCCGCCGAAAGCCCGTCGCTTGATATTGTTGCCCGTGCTATCAAAACGCTAACCGAACAATATCCAGATATTCGTGTCCATATTCGCAGTGGTAACGCAGATGACATTCTCGAACATTTAAATAAAGGCGTTTATGACTTGGGAATTACCATTGGTAGTTACGATATCAAAAAATACAATCACCTAGCCCTTGACAATCGTGACCGCTGGGGAGCCTTGGTGCCTAAAGGGCATCCGTTGACGCTGATTGAAAAGCCAAACCTCGCCGATGCGCTGGCTTACCCACTTATCACTTCTGCTCAAACGAGTACAGAACCTAGCGCATTGGCTGGTTTAGGAGATTATCGTATTGTTGCAACCTATAATCTGCTCTATAATGCTTCACTTCTCGTCAAAGCTGGTGTGGGAATCGCTCTTTGCCTTGGCAACATTATCGACACCTCATATCCAGATAGCGACTTAACCTTTGTTCCATTTGCTGAAAATAATCACGACACCCTGCAAATTCTCTGGAAAAAACAAAACACGCAATCCCCAAGTACCAAACAATTTCTCAAAATAATGCGTGAAGAAATCGAAAAACAATAA
- a CDS encoding DUF3737 family protein: MTDINQKLLTGERACFKAENATITQSVFADGESPLKESRHIVLENDIFRWKYPLWYSRDVKARKIQLLDTARSGIWYTHQINISDSIIQAPKTFRRSSAIVLENVQMPNAQESLWSCEDIKLTNVNITGDYFGMNSKHIKADNVTITGNYCFDGAENVEISNSTLLSKDAFWNCKHVVVRDSTIVGEYLAWNSEDITFINCTIESNQGLCYMKHVTLENCQLINSDLVFEYVEDLRADIHSDIISIKNPISGNITADAIGEIIFDDPEINANQTTISLRKDVLARA; the protein is encoded by the coding sequence ATGACAGATATTAATCAAAAATTATTGACAGGAGAACGTGCCTGTTTTAAAGCAGAAAATGCGACCATTACCCAATCAGTATTTGCGGATGGCGAATCACCGTTAAAGGAAAGTCGTCATATTGTTTTGGAAAATGATATTTTCCGTTGGAAATACCCACTTTGGTATTCACGTGATGTCAAAGCACGAAAGATTCAGTTGCTTGACACAGCGCGTTCAGGTATCTGGTACACGCACCAAATCAACATTTCTGACAGTATCATTCAAGCACCTAAGACATTTCGTCGTAGCTCTGCCATTGTTCTGGAAAATGTCCAAATGCCAAATGCTCAAGAAAGTCTCTGGTCATGCGAGGACATTAAGTTGACTAATGTTAATATAACGGGTGATTATTTTGGCATGAATAGTAAGCATATCAAGGCGGATAATGTGACGATTACAGGAAATTATTGCTTTGACGGTGCTGAAAATGTTGAGATTTCAAATAGCACTTTGTTGTCAAAAGATGCTTTTTGGAATTGTAAACACGTGGTTGTGCGTGATTCGACAATCGTAGGCGAATATCTTGCTTGGAATTCAGAAGATATCACGTTTATCAATTGTACGATTGAAAGCAATCAGGGGCTTTGTTATATGAAACACGTGACTTTGGAGAATTGCCAGCTGATTAATTCGGATTTAGTATTTGAATACGTTGAGGATTTGCGGGCAGATATTCATTCTGACATTATTAGCATTAAAAATCCAATTTCTGGGAACATCACAGCAGATGCCATTGGTGAGATTATTTTTGACGACCCAGAAATCAATGCCAATCAAACAACCATTTCATTGAGAAAGGATGTGCTTGCGCGTGCCTAA
- a CDS encoding MalY/PatB family protein, protein MPKYHFDKIVNRRKVNSYKWDVGENELPMWVADMDFDTAPEIKIALQKRIEQGALGYNTVPDSFFEAYISWWQNRHDFILQKDWLMFCTGAVPAISSIVRKMTKPSDKVLLLTPIYNIFYNSILNNGREVLESPLVYKDGNYQLDYDDLENKLVQSETTLMIFCNPHNPTGYVWTKAELEKIGQLCLKHDVLILSDEVHCDLTHPDSYYTPFASVSEEIANITMTCLAPSKAFNIAGLQTSVISVPNEALRKRVNRGINTDEVAEPNSFAIQATEAAFNEAGQWLDELNEYLAKNRAYLIEQVTTAFPKIKIVPAKATYLAWLDCSAISQNTTALCAFIRQKTGLILSDGDIFGGNGKLFIRWNYACPLEVLVDGVERFKKAVKEYKE, encoded by the coding sequence GTGCCTAAGTATCATTTTGATAAAATTGTCAATCGTCGTAAAGTGAATTCCTATAAATGGGATGTTGGTGAGAATGAACTCCCAATGTGGGTTGCGGATATGGATTTTGATACGGCGCCAGAAATTAAAATTGCCCTGCAAAAGCGCATTGAGCAAGGCGCTCTTGGTTACAATACTGTGCCAGATTCTTTCTTTGAAGCCTATATTTCTTGGTGGCAAAACCGTCATGATTTCATACTTCAAAAAGATTGGTTGATGTTTTGCACGGGAGCTGTTCCTGCCATTTCATCAATTGTTCGTAAAATGACTAAGCCAAGTGATAAGGTGTTGCTTTTGACGCCTATTTATAATATTTTTTACAATTCTATTTTGAACAATGGACGAGAAGTGTTGGAAAGCCCTTTGGTCTATAAGGACGGAAATTATCAGCTTGATTATGATGATTTGGAAAATAAGCTAGTGCAATCCGAGACGACGTTGATGATTTTTTGCAATCCTCACAATCCGACAGGTTATGTTTGGACAAAGGCAGAGCTTGAGAAAATTGGTCAGCTTTGTTTGAAACATGATGTCCTTATTTTATCAGACGAAGTGCATTGTGATTTGACACATCCTGATAGCTATTATACGCCGTTTGCATCGGTATCAGAAGAAATCGCAAATATCACTATGACTTGCTTAGCGCCGTCAAAAGCTTTTAATATTGCTGGTTTGCAAACGTCGGTAATTTCTGTGCCAAATGAAGCCCTTCGTAAACGCGTCAATCGTGGCATCAATACGGACGAAGTGGCTGAGCCAAATTCTTTTGCCATTCAAGCAACAGAAGCAGCTTTCAATGAAGCAGGGCAATGGTTAGATGAGCTTAACGAGTACTTGGCAAAAAATCGTGCTTACTTGATTGAGCAAGTGACGACAGCTTTTCCAAAAATCAAAATCGTTCCAGCAAAGGCGACTTATCTTGCTTGGCTTGACTGCTCTGCTATTTCACAAAATACAACAGCATTATGTGCCTTTATTCGTCAAAAAACAGGTTTAATCCTATCTGACGGTGACATTTTTGGTGGCAATGGTAAACTTTTCATCAGGTGGAATTATGCTTGTCCGCTTGAAGTGTTAGTTGACGGTGTTGAACGTTTTAAAAAAGCGGTCAAAGAGTACAAGGAGTAA
- a CDS encoding cyclophilin-like fold protein, producing the protein MKKLGCFILVMMFLGLSACSSVQDNQQSEQTQTTTTSKTEEEKMVTATVNGETFTITLNQSQAAQEFLNLLPLTLDMRDVNGNEKYAVLNQTFTNDDKKAGTIHAGDLKLWSGDGLVLFYDDFPSSYQYTDLGTMSDSQGLAEALGSGDVTITFEVVE; encoded by the coding sequence ATGAAAAAATTGGGGTGTTTTATCTTAGTTATGATGTTTTTGGGTTTGTCTGCTTGTAGTAGTGTACAAGATAATCAGCAGAGTGAGCAAACGCAAACAACAACGACAAGTAAAACAGAGGAAGAAAAAATGGTAACAGCTACGGTTAATGGAGAGACATTTACAATCACGTTAAATCAGTCACAAGCAGCGCAGGAATTTTTAAATCTTTTGCCCCTAACACTTGATATGCGAGATGTAAACGGTAATGAAAAATATGCGGTGCTCAACCAAACATTTACAAACGATGATAAAAAAGCAGGAACGATTCACGCTGGTGATTTGAAATTATGGTCTGGCGACGGTTTGGTTCTTTTCTATGATGATTTTCCCTCATCTTACCAATATACAGACTTAGGAACGATGTCAGATAGTCAAGGCTTGGCAGAAGCTCTTGGGTCTGGGGACGTTACTATTACCTTTGAGGTCGTCGAGTGA
- a CDS encoding cyclophilin-like fold protein, which produces MRPITVTIAEEIFELSLENNASAQAFSELLPLELEMVDVNGNEKFYLLADHLPSQERCSCLIKAGDLLLCQTNELTFFYDDSKTCFKYTYLGHVKDSQNFRKAMTGKIITVIFEEK; this is translated from the coding sequence ATGCGCCCAATAACAGTAACCATTGCAGAAGAAATATTTGAGCTTTCCTTAGAAAATAATGCTAGCGCGCAAGCTTTTTCTGAACTTTTGCCACTTGAATTGGAAATGGTTGATGTGAATGGCAATGAGAAATTTTATTTACTAGCTGACCACCTACCAAGTCAAGAACGCTGTTCTTGTTTGATAAAAGCAGGTGATTTATTACTATGTCAGACAAATGAATTAACCTTTTTCTATGATGATAGTAAAACCTGCTTTAAATACACTTATCTAGGACACGTTAAAGACAGCCAGAATTTCAGAAAAGCCATGACAGGCAAAATAATTACCGTTATTTTTGAGGAAAAGTAA
- a CDS encoding pyridoxamine 5'-phosphate oxidase family protein, whose product MTKMRRRDREVTDLTEIKAIVEKNMILHLGLFDEEFPYVVPLHYGYEYREETDQFIFYTHGARQGHKIDLIHQNPNVCVQIEGEAVPDYDYDVPCKYGAFFSSFIGRGKAELLEDSEQKAYALNLLMQHQAGKTFEFTEKMTKPVGVIKIVIDQYSAKAKTMMPKE is encoded by the coding sequence ATGACAAAAATGAGACGTCGTGACCGTGAAGTGACTGACTTGACAGAAATCAAAGCTATTGTTGAGAAAAATATGATTTTGCATTTAGGGCTTTTTGATGAGGAATTTCCTTACGTTGTCCCTTTGCATTATGGTTATGAATACCGTGAAGAAACTGACCAGTTTATTTTTTACACACACGGTGCGAGACAAGGGCATAAAATTGATTTAATCCACCAAAATCCCAATGTTTGTGTTCAGATTGAGGGAGAAGCGGTGCCCGATTACGACTATGACGTGCCTTGTAAATACGGTGCTTTCTTTAGTTCGTTTATCGGACGTGGAAAAGCAGAGCTTCTCGAAGATTCAGAGCAAAAAGCCTACGCCCTTAATCTACTCATGCAGCACCAAGCTGGCAAAACATTTGAATTCACCGAAAAAATGACAAAACCAGTCGGCGTGATTAAGATTGTGATTGACCAATATTCCGCCAAAGCTAAGACAATGATGCCTAAAGAATAA
- a CDS encoding MATE family efflux transporter, with amino-acid sequence MESDVVATQQKTYFFGNRDLAKLFIPLIIEQGLEYLVGLIASILVSRAGEAAVSGVSLVEFLMALFISIFAAFATGGGIVAGQYLGDRDGKNANKAVNQLAKFTLIFSIVITVFIFAIKPLILNHLFGSITPAVHAQANRYFNIVALSTPFIAMYNCGAAIFRTLNKSRLPMNIMLVMNGLNILMGISLTYGLGWGVEGVAVPILLSRVGAMVLVLWFAHHLTSELTLGNFLREKVDWQMIKKVLGIGLPFGFENGMFFLGRLIVLSIVSLFGTAAIAANSVGGTIIMFQALPGISIVLGLAVIISKCVGAGDYEQAEYYKRKVSRIIHLANGVISLLIIAAMPLLMKIYDLSAQATQYVWIIVLAHGILVSIFWNSGYVLPVVFRSAGDANFPMVVSTLSMLLARVVFAYIFSVTLGMGMLGTWAAMFLDWFIKGIIYEIRYRKGTWKNYKLV; translated from the coding sequence ATGGAAAGTGACGTAGTCGCAACACAGCAAAAAACGTATTTTTTTGGTAATCGTGATTTGGCTAAATTGTTTATTCCTTTGATTATTGAACAAGGATTGGAATATCTGGTGGGCTTAATCGCCTCGATTTTAGTTTCAAGAGCTGGTGAAGCAGCGGTGTCGGGTGTTTCTCTTGTGGAGTTTCTCATGGCGCTCTTTATCAGTATTTTTGCTGCTTTTGCAACTGGTGGCGGTATTGTTGCAGGTCAATACTTAGGTGACCGTGATGGTAAAAATGCTAATAAAGCTGTCAATCAATTAGCGAAATTTACCCTTATCTTTAGTATCGTGATTACGGTTTTTATTTTTGCCATTAAACCGTTAATTTTAAATCATTTGTTTGGCTCAATTACGCCAGCAGTTCATGCCCAAGCCAATCGGTATTTTAATATCGTTGCCTTATCGACACCATTTATTGCCATGTATAATTGTGGCGCAGCGATTTTTAGAACCTTAAACAAATCACGCTTGCCGATGAATATTATGTTGGTCATGAATGGCTTGAATATTTTAATGGGGATTAGTTTGACTTATGGTCTCGGTTGGGGTGTCGAAGGTGTTGCTGTGCCGATTTTGCTATCACGTGTTGGTGCCATGGTGCTAGTTCTTTGGTTTGCACATCACTTGACATCTGAATTAACTTTGGGAAACTTTTTGCGTGAAAAAGTTGACTGGCAGATGATTAAAAAAGTTCTTGGTATTGGACTACCATTTGGGTTTGAAAATGGCATGTTCTTTCTTGGTCGCTTGATTGTGTTATCAATTGTGTCTTTATTTGGAACAGCGGCGATAGCGGCTAATTCGGTTGGTGGAACGATTATCATGTTCCAAGCGCTTCCAGGAATTTCTATCGTGCTAGGTTTAGCAGTTATCATTTCAAAATGCGTTGGTGCTGGGGATTATGAGCAAGCAGAGTACTATAAGCGTAAGGTTAGCCGAATTATTCATTTGGCAAATGGGGTGATTTCTTTGCTCATTATTGCTGCAATGCCATTATTGATGAAAATCTATGATTTGTCTGCGCAAGCAACGCAGTATGTTTGGATTATTGTCCTTGCACACGGTATTCTTGTTAGTATTTTTTGGAATTCTGGCTATGTGTTACCTGTTGTTTTTCGTAGTGCTGGGGATGCCAATTTTCCAATGGTAGTTAGCACGTTATCAATGCTATTAGCGCGTGTGGTATTTGCCTACATTTTTTCTGTTACGCTTGGTATGGGAATGCTAGGAACGTGGGCAGCTATGTTTTTAGATTGGTTTATCAAAGGAATCATCTATGAAATTCGCTACCGAAAAGGAACATGGAAAAATTACAAGTTAGTCTAG
- a CDS encoding RibD family protein, with protein sequence MKKPYIVCHMMTSLDGRIDCTMTSKIKGVEAYYDSLAKLDAPSTLSGKVTGMLEMAEYGEFHATNARPLGKEDFSKKVSAEGYEIIVDTKGTLLWRDDSSYEKPHLIITSEAVSTDYLDYLDSKHISWIACGKEKINLARAMEILTEEFAVSRLAVVGGGHINAGFLQAGLLDEISLLIGLGIDGREGMASVFDGFSMETEPTAVTLKEVKTYPDGAIWLRYTPEN encoded by the coding sequence ATGAAGAAACCTTATATCGTTTGTCATATGATGACCTCATTGGACGGTCGAATTGATTGTACAATGACCTCAAAAATTAAAGGTGTGGAGGCTTACTATGATAGTTTAGCTAAACTTGACGCGCCATCAACACTAAGTGGTAAAGTAACAGGCATGCTTGAAATGGCAGAATATGGTGAGTTCCATGCGACGAATGCAAGACCGCTTGGAAAAGAAGATTTTTCAAAGAAAGTGTCGGCAGAAGGCTATGAAATTATCGTTGATACAAAGGGAACATTGCTTTGGCGAGATGATTCGAGCTATGAGAAGCCTCACCTTATCATCACTAGTGAAGCTGTCTCAACAGACTATTTGGATTATTTAGACAGCAAACACATTTCCTGGATTGCCTGCGGTAAGGAGAAAATCAATCTTGCACGTGCCATGGAAATTTTGACTGAAGAATTTGCCGTTTCACGTTTAGCGGTTGTTGGTGGCGGACACATCAATGCGGGATTCTTGCAGGCAGGGCTTTTAGACGAGATTAGCCTTCTTATCGGTCTTGGAATTGACGGTAGAGAAGGCATGGCAAGTGTCTTTGACGGCTTTTCTATGGAAACCGAACCAACAGCGGTTACTTTAAAAGAGGTAAAAACCTATCCAGACGGTGCCATTTGGCTCCGCTACACGCCCGAAAATTAA
- a CDS encoding alpha/beta hydrolase, with protein MTEQLHLTQEWDKAFPKSDKVDHKKVTFHNHFGITLVADMYTPKNASGKLPALAVSGPFGAVKEQSSGLYAQEMAERGFLTIAFDPSYTGESAGFPRYMQSPDVNTEDFQAAVDYLSTLENVDVDKIGIIGICGWGGIALNAAAIDPRIKVTVVSTMYDMSRVTGNGYFDASDNEESRYQMRLALANQRTEDYKNDSYKLASGVVDPLPEDAPQFVKDYYAYYKQPRGYHARSLNSNNGWAIQSNTSFLNTRFLYYTNEIRNAVLLVHGDKAHSYYMGKDAFEKLTGDNKKMISVAGASHCDLYDQKDIIPFDDIENFINENLSK; from the coding sequence ATGACTGAACAATTACATTTAACCCAAGAATGGGACAAAGCTTTTCCAAAAAGTGATAAGGTTGACCACAAAAAAGTGACTTTCCATAACCACTTTGGAATTACTTTAGTTGCTGATATGTACACTCCGAAAAATGCTTCAGGCAAATTGCCAGCCCTTGCTGTTTCAGGACCTTTTGGAGCTGTGAAAGAACAATCTTCAGGGCTCTATGCTCAAGAAATGGCAGAACGCGGGTTCTTGACAATTGCATTTGACCCATCTTACACAGGAGAATCAGCTGGTTTCCCACGTTATATGCAATCACCTGATGTGAATACAGAAGATTTTCAAGCAGCAGTTGATTACCTTTCAACACTTGAAAATGTTGACGTAGATAAAATCGGTATTATCGGTATCTGTGGTTGGGGTGGCATTGCGCTTAATGCAGCGGCTATTGATCCACGTATCAAAGTAACAGTTGTTTCAACAATGTACGATATGTCTCGTGTGACTGGAAATGGTTATTTTGATGCGTCAGATAATGAGGAATCACGTTACCAAATGCGCTTAGCGCTTGCTAACCAACGTACAGAAGATTACAAGAATGATAGCTACAAATTAGCTAGTGGTGTGGTTGATCCATTGCCAGAAGATGCACCACAATTTGTCAAAGATTATTATGCTTATTACAAACAACCACGTGGTTACCATGCTCGTAGTCTTAATTCAAACAACGGTTGGGCAATTCAATCAAACACAAGTTTCTTAAACACACGTTTCCTTTATTACACTAATGAAATCCGTAATGCTGTTTTGCTTGTTCATGGCGATAAAGCACATTCATACTATATGGGAAAAGATGCTTTTGAAAAATTGACAGGCGACAACAAGAAAATGATTTCTGTTGCAGGTGCTAGTCATTGCGACCTTTACGACCAAAAAGACATTATTCCATTTGATGATATTGAAAACTTCATCAACGAAAACTTATCAAAATAA